A window from Nitrospirota bacterium encodes these proteins:
- the mpl gene encoding UDP-N-acetylmuramate:L-alanyl-gamma-D-glutamyl-meso-diaminopimelate ligase, producing the protein MTTLPLEVSKAKHIHMVAVCGTGMGSLAGMLKASGYRVTGSDEHIYPPMSAVLKDQGIECRNGFSEKNIDPDVDLVIIGNAVSRSNPEVQAVLSKQLPYLSLPQALSQFFLQGKKTVVITGTHGKTTTSSLIAWVLEAAGLNPGFMIGGFVKNFKGNYQLGKGPFFVVEGDEYDSAFFDKGPKFLHYRPMYSILTSIEFDHGDIYKDLRHIQQAFHQFIQLIPSEGMLMVSGEDSNIKEILGDCRCRLETYGLDGTYDWSARKIEASKEGLSFDVYYQGSQFGSFVTPLMGHYNLKNSLAVIGLSFHLKLTREDIQKGIETFQGVKRRQEIAGEVDHILVMDDFAHHPTAIKETLSGIKMRYPGRAIWVIFEPRSATSRRNFFQKEFSQSFNLASKVIISHPIGLEKIPPQERLDPAQLVRDIGLSGTEAFLYQNADEIVSRIVPKIQSGDLICVMSSGGFDGIHGKLLKALQNR; encoded by the coding sequence ATGACGACCCTGCCCCTGGAGGTTTCAAAAGCAAAACATATCCATATGGTTGCCGTCTGCGGGACCGGAATGGGATCGCTCGCGGGGATGTTAAAGGCCTCCGGCTACCGGGTGACCGGCTCGGATGAGCATATTTACCCGCCCATGAGCGCCGTGTTGAAGGATCAGGGGATCGAATGCCGGAATGGATTTTCAGAAAAAAACATTGATCCCGATGTGGATCTGGTGATCATCGGAAATGCGGTGTCCAGATCAAATCCCGAGGTTCAGGCGGTTCTTTCAAAACAGCTTCCTTATCTTTCACTGCCTCAGGCGCTGAGCCAATTTTTTCTTCAGGGAAAAAAAACTGTGGTCATAACGGGAACCCATGGAAAGACGACAACCTCCTCTTTAATCGCATGGGTCCTGGAAGCCGCGGGATTGAATCCCGGATTTATGATCGGAGGATTTGTAAAAAACTTCAAAGGAAATTATCAGTTGGGAAAAGGTCCTTTTTTTGTGGTTGAAGGAGATGAATACGATTCCGCTTTCTTCGATAAAGGTCCGAAATTTCTCCATTATCGGCCGATGTACAGCATTTTAACCAGCATTGAGTTTGATCATGGAGATATCTATAAAGACCTTCGTCATATTCAGCAGGCTTTTCATCAATTCATCCAGCTGATTCCCTCAGAAGGAATGCTGATGGTTTCAGGAGAAGATTCGAATATCAAGGAAATCCTGGGCGATTGCCGCTGTCGTTTGGAAACCTACGGGCTGGATGGAACATACGATTGGAGCGCTCGCAAAATCGAGGCGTCCAAAGAAGGGCTTTCCTTCGATGTTTATTATCAGGGATCGCAATTTGGATCTTTTGTGACGCCTTTAATGGGACACTACAATTTAAAAAATAGTCTGGCAGTGATTGGCTTGAGTTTTCATTTAAAGTTGACCAGGGAAGACATTCAAAAAGGAATAGAAACATTTCAAGGCGTCAAGCGGCGCCAGGAGATTGCAGGGGAAGTCGATCATATCCTGGTGATGGACGATTTTGCGCATCATCCGACGGCGATTAAAGAGACCTTGAGCGGGATTAAGATGAGATATCCCGGGAGAGCGATCTGGGTTATTTTCGAACCTCGTTCCGCGACCAGCCGAAGGAACTTTTTTCAAAAAGAATTCAGTCAAAGCTTCAACCTGGCTTCAAAGGTCATTATCTCTCACCCGATCGGCCTGGAAAAGATTCCCCCGCAAGAACGGCTGGATCCCGCTCAGCTTGTGCGGGACATCGGTCTGTCGGGGACAGAGGCCTTTCTTTATCAAAATGCCGATGAAATCGTTTCCAGGATTGTGCCTAAAATTCAATCGGGGGATTTAATCTGTGTCATGTCGAGCGGGGGATTTGACGGAATCCACGGAAAACTTTTAAAAGCCCTGCAAAACCGCTAA
- a CDS encoding beta-lactamase family protein, with product MKTSFHEIESLLEQAVSKKICSGASLLVFYQGEISFQKEAGFTSFHLGGLIPEPVKKNTLFDLASLTKPLVTTQLIALFIQEGILSLDQTVGQLLEKPLSRELSGTTLRALLNHSSGLPDWRPYYSSIDPKTDQAKIKNSIYRAIHEEPLVYPPGTRNVYSDPGFILLGEILERKTGKNLDELFQEKIADPLNLQDIGFIPRDRPGPLKGGRAFVATENSADRKKVIQGEVHDDNAFVMGGVAGHAGLFGTARGIYGCFGEWRRGYAGKGRILEASTVKAFVERERFTGDWGLGWMFPSAPSSAGRYFSRRSFGHLGFTGTSLWFDPAVDLGVIFLSNRVHPTRENNALKEFRPLLHDQIYQTVIHKGLP from the coding sequence GTGAAGACCTCATTCCACGAAATCGAATCCCTTCTTGAGCAGGCCGTTTCAAAAAAAATTTGTTCAGGAGCATCGTTACTGGTTTTCTATCAAGGTGAAATCTCATTCCAAAAAGAGGCGGGGTTTACTTCTTTTCATCTTGGAGGGCTGATTCCAGAGCCGGTAAAAAAAAATACCCTCTTTGACCTGGCTTCATTAACCAAGCCCCTTGTGACGACCCAGCTCATCGCGCTTTTCATTCAGGAAGGAATTCTTTCCCTGGATCAAACCGTGGGTCAATTGTTGGAAAAACCTCTTTCCAGAGAACTTTCGGGAACAACTCTAAGAGCCTTATTAAATCATTCATCGGGCCTTCCCGACTGGAGGCCTTATTATTCCTCCATTGATCCCAAAACCGATCAGGCAAAAATTAAAAATTCCATTTATCGAGCCATCCATGAGGAACCTTTAGTCTATCCACCGGGAACCCGGAATGTGTATAGTGATCCTGGATTTATTTTATTGGGAGAAATTCTTGAGAGAAAAACCGGAAAAAATCTCGACGAGTTATTTCAGGAGAAGATAGCAGACCCGTTAAACTTGCAGGATATCGGCTTTATTCCGCGCGACCGGCCCGGTCCGTTAAAAGGGGGGAGAGCGTTTGTGGCCACGGAAAATTCGGCGGATCGGAAAAAGGTCATCCAGGGGGAAGTTCATGACGATAACGCTTTTGTGATGGGCGGGGTAGCGGGACACGCGGGTTTGTTTGGGACTGCCCGGGGGATCTATGGCTGTTTTGGGGAATGGAGACGCGGCTATGCGGGTAAAGGAAGAATTCTGGAGGCTTCAACGGTGAAGGCTTTTGTTGAACGAGAGCGGTTTACCGGAGATTGGGGGCTGGGGTGGATGTTCCCTTCTGCCCCTTCAAGCGCCGGGCGCTATTTTTCAAGGCGCTCCTTTGGTCATCTGGGTTTTACCGGAACCTCCCTCTGGTTTGATCCTGCTGTCGATCTGGGGGTTATTTTCCTTTCGAACAGGGTTCATCCCACGCGAGAAAATAATGCCTTGAAGGAATTCAGACCCCTCCTCCATGATCAGATCTACCAGACGGTCATTCATAAAGGTCTTCCATGA